The following proteins are encoded in a genomic region of Pseudomonas sp. Os17:
- a CDS encoding NINE protein: protein MNTYRQDASAHDTHSKVIGYLLWIFGFTGAHRFYYGKPVTGTLWFFTFGLLGIGWLIDLFLIPSMDREADLRFTSGPLEYSVAWILLTFLGVFGVHRMYQGKWLSGVIYLFTGGLFFLGVLYDFWTLNDQVSLENAKRR, encoded by the coding sequence ATGAACACCTATCGTCAGGATGCATCCGCTCATGACACTCACAGCAAGGTGATCGGTTACCTGTTGTGGATTTTTGGTTTTACCGGTGCCCACCGCTTCTATTACGGCAAGCCGGTAACCGGGACCCTCTGGTTCTTCACCTTCGGTCTGTTGGGCATTGGCTGGCTGATCGACTTGTTTCTGATCCCGTCCATGGACCGGGAAGCGGACTTGCGTTTCACCTCGGGGCCACTGGAGTACAGCGTCGCCTGGATACTCCTGACCTTCCTCGGAGTCTTCGGCGTACATCGCATGTACCAGGGCAAATGGCTGAGCGGGGTGATCTATCTGTTCACCGGCGGCCTGTTCTTCCTCGGGGTGCTGTACGACTTCTGGACCCTGAACGATCAGGTGTCCCTGGAAAACGCCAAGCGCCGCTGA
- a CDS encoding C40 family peptidase, with amino-acid sequence MRPFFKTWLTICLLMPLAAHATNREQRLPNVNGYTPKPHVSTVTAKNKTTIKHPTRLSKTDSKLVANNAGRPSTTVLSRAVNVLGTPYRWGGSSPSKGFDCSGLVRYAFNDVAAVDLPRTSNAMASGHGQKVERKDLKPGDLLFFNIKSRKVNHVAIYLGEDRFIHAPRRGKAVTIDTLKKPYWQSHYVVAKRVLPKEHAPLRVVQR; translated from the coding sequence ATGCGACCATTTTTCAAGACATGGCTAACCATTTGCCTATTAATGCCACTGGCCGCCCACGCCACCAACCGTGAGCAACGACTTCCCAACGTTAATGGCTACACCCCGAAACCGCATGTTTCGACGGTCACCGCCAAGAACAAGACCACCATCAAGCACCCCACCCGCCTGAGCAAGACCGATAGCAAGCTGGTGGCCAACAACGCCGGCCGGCCGAGCACCACAGTCCTCAGCCGCGCGGTCAACGTTCTCGGTACTCCTTATCGTTGGGGCGGCAGCAGCCCAAGTAAAGGCTTCGATTGCAGCGGCCTGGTGCGTTACGCCTTCAACGACGTTGCCGCCGTGGACCTGCCGCGCACGTCCAACGCCATGGCCAGCGGCCACGGGCAGAAGGTCGAGCGCAAGGACCTGAAGCCGGGCGACCTGCTGTTCTTCAACATCAAGAGCCGCAAGGTCAACCACGTCGCCATCTACCTGGGCGAAGACCGCTTCATCCACGCCCCGCGGCGCGGCAAGGCGGTGACCATCGACACCCTGAAGAAACCCTACTGGCAGAGCCACTACGTGGTTGCCAAGCGGGTCCTGCCCAAGGAGCACGCGCCCCTGCGGGTCGTGCAGCGCTGA